The following DNA comes from Thermincola ferriacetica.
CGAGCCGGCCATCTCGCTGAATGAAGCCCATAAACGGCTCAGGGAGAAAATCAATGGAAAAGTATGAGGTAGAACTGCTTCCTGCCGCATATACAGACCTGGACGAAATATTCGATTACATCATGGTAGACAACACACAGGCGGCAGCCGGCATGCTTGACAATATCATGCAAGCCCTGCGCCGCCTTGAGAATTTTCCGCATTCCGGAACGCCACTGCTCAATAGTTCTCTGAAAAAGTTCGATTTTCGGATGATTATCATTGAACCCTATATCGCCTTCTACCGTTTAATAAACAACAAAGTTGTTG
Coding sequences within:
- a CDS encoding type II toxin-antitoxin system RelE/ParE family toxin encodes the protein MEKYEVELLPAAYTDLDEIFDYIMVDNTQAAAGMLDNIMQALRRLENFPHSGTPLLNSSLKKFDFRMIIIEPYIAFYRLINNKVVVYRILHGARNYPHLLKGTLE